One part of the Methyloterricola oryzae genome encodes these proteins:
- the ccmD gene encoding heme exporter protein CcmD, translating to MNFEQFFSMGGYAFYVWTSYGLVFAMLVFNLVLPWRRKSEVRDSIRRMLKQTRGRS from the coding sequence ATGAACTTTGAGCAATTCTTTTCCATGGGCGGCTACGCCTTCTATGTCTGGACGTCCTATGGCCTGGTATTCGCCATGCTGGTTTTCAATCTAGTCTTGCCTTGGCGCCGCAAGTCCGAGGTGCGAGACAGCATCCGACGCATGCTGAAACAGACACGAGGCCGCTCATGA
- a CDS encoding HvfA family oxazolone/thioamide-modified RiPP metallophore yields the protein MATIIGATLVGSLSAAAAHATENPFALKEMSSGYAQVAEAAKEQKESTCGEGKCGAEMMKKPEMKCGAGMKTEQKAQEQKAMEGKCAGMKMEGGAAPSAAPTAP from the coding sequence TTGGCCACCATCATCGGCGCGACCCTGGTCGGGTCCCTGTCCGCGGCCGCTGCCCACGCCACGGAAAATCCGTTCGCGCTGAAGGAAATGTCCAGCGGTTATGCTCAGGTGGCCGAAGCGGCCAAGGAACAGAAGGAGAGCACCTGTGGCGAAGGCAAGTGCGGCGCTGAAATGATGAAGAAACCGGAGATGAAGTGCGGCGCCGGCATGAAGACCGAACAAAAGGCGCAGGAGCAGAAGGCGATGGAAGGCAAGTGCGCCGGCATGAAGATGGAAGGCGGCGCCGCCCCCAGCGCCGCGCCGACCGCGCCCTAA
- a CDS encoding HvfB family MNIO-type RiPP peptide maturase codes for MAKAMIAGAGLGLRRAFIDEVVTAPPAVDFYEVAPENWIRLGGRLGKLFRSLTERVPFVCHGLSLSLGGPAPLDEAFLRELKDFLETHGIALYSEHLSYCGDDGLLYDLMPMPFTADAVSHVAGRIRRTQDILERRIAVENISYYAAPGQEMPEIEFINAVLAEADCDLLLDLNNIYVNSVNHGYDAAEFLGRIPHERIVYAHMAGHYVEAPDFLVDTHGATVIDPVWRLLDQAYGRFGVFPTLLERDFNIPPLSELLDEVEAIRTTQAQHVPQRRYA; via the coding sequence ATGGCCAAGGCTATGATCGCAGGCGCGGGGCTCGGTCTTCGGCGGGCTTTCATCGACGAGGTGGTCACTGCTCCGCCGGCCGTGGATTTCTATGAAGTGGCGCCGGAGAACTGGATTCGACTGGGGGGCCGACTTGGCAAGTTGTTCCGCTCCCTCACCGAACGCGTTCCCTTCGTCTGTCACGGCCTTTCCTTGTCCCTGGGCGGGCCAGCGCCCTTGGACGAGGCTTTTCTCCGGGAACTGAAAGATTTTCTGGAGACGCACGGAATCGCCCTCTACAGCGAACATCTGAGCTACTGCGGGGATGACGGCTTGCTGTACGACCTCATGCCCATGCCCTTCACGGCCGATGCCGTAAGCCATGTGGCAGGGCGCATACGCCGCACCCAGGACATCCTCGAACGGCGCATCGCCGTGGAAAACATCTCCTACTACGCGGCACCCGGACAGGAAATGCCGGAGATCGAATTTATCAACGCCGTTCTGGCGGAAGCCGATTGCGACCTGCTGCTGGACCTCAACAACATCTACGTCAACAGCGTCAACCACGGCTACGACGCGGCCGAGTTTCTCGGGCGGATTCCGCACGAACGCATCGTTTATGCGCACATGGCGGGACATTACGTGGAAGCCCCGGATTTCCTGGTGGACACCCACGGCGCAACAGTCATCGATCCGGTCTGGCGCCTGCTCGACCAAGCCTATGGCCGTTTCGGCGTCTTTCCCACCTTGCTCGAGCGCGACTTCAACATTCCGCCCCTGTCGGAACTGCTCGATGAGGTGGAGGCCATTCGGACCACGCAGGCCCAGCACGTTCCTCAGCGGCGTTATGCCTGA
- a CDS encoding DsbE family thiol:disulfide interchange protein → MRFLIPLFVFLGLVVFLGIGLTLDPREVPSPFIGKPAPTFSLPQVGDPARTLGTQDFKGQVSLLNVWASWCVSCRQEHPLLVSLSKRNIVPVYGLDYKDERDAALGWLSKLGNPYVASAFDEDGRVAIDFGVYGVPETFVIDKQGIIRYKLTGPLTEEVLEKTLLPLIRNLQQEGAAS, encoded by the coding sequence ATGCGCTTTCTCATACCCCTATTCGTTTTCCTAGGTCTTGTCGTTTTTCTGGGTATAGGGCTGACCCTGGATCCCCGGGAGGTTCCGTCTCCTTTCATCGGCAAGCCGGCCCCGACATTTTCGCTGCCCCAGGTGGGTGACCCTGCCAGGACGCTGGGCACTCAGGATTTCAAGGGGCAGGTGAGTCTGCTCAATGTCTGGGCTTCGTGGTGCGTCTCCTGCCGGCAGGAGCATCCCCTGCTGGTGAGCCTCTCGAAGCGCAACATCGTCCCCGTGTATGGCCTGGACTACAAGGATGAGCGGGATGCGGCTCTAGGGTGGTTGAGCAAGCTGGGTAATCCCTACGTCGCCAGCGCCTTCGATGAGGATGGACGGGTCGCCATTGATTTTGGTGTCTACGGAGTGCCCGAGACCTTTGTCATCGACAAGCAGGGAATCATACGCTACAAGCTCACCGGCCCTTTGACCGAGGAGGTCTTGGAGAAAACCCTGCTGCCGCTCATCCGTAACCTGCAGCAGGAAGGGGCGGCATCGTGA
- a CDS encoding heme lyase CcmF/NrfE family subunit yields MIAELGHIALIMAFMMALLQVVFPLMGAEKGVPIWMAVARPAGRAQFLFLAASMFCLALSFVNNDFSVAYVARNSNSALPLYYRISAVWGAHEGSMLLWAFILGLWTFAVTLFSRSLTEEMLARVLGVMGLVSIGIQLFILLTSNPFERVVPAPVEGNDLNPLLQDFGMTIHPPMLYMGYVGLSVAFSFAIAALLGGSLDSAWARWSRPWTLVAWVFLTFGITLGSWWAYYELGWGGWWFWDPVENASFMPWLVATALLHSLAVTEKRGAFKAWTVLLALFAFSLSLLGTFLVRSGVLTSVHAFASDPARGLFILIFLAIVVGGSLLLYALRVPTVRDNAHYELVSRENLLLLNNILLVTAAGSILLGTLYPLILDALKLGKISVGPPYFTAVFAPVMAPIFLLAGVAPMVPWRSGSVRALFQRVRYLLDFSLMLGWGLVWLWLDEDDYATMAGLGMAIWLASTQLLSLYGRVRTRDSLLAGFRAQSPSVYGMTAAHLGAAVFLVGVVMSNHYSQEKVVRLAPGDSAELGAYTFRFEGISDVTGPNYRAKEGRFTVLKNGAVDDELKPQKRFYRVQRNTMTEAAIDPGWFRDLYVAMGEQLDQGAWSVRVYYKPFMRWVWLGGLFMVAGGLLSASDRRYRLMVRRVETVRDNTLEAGAAAR; encoded by the coding sequence ATGATCGCGGAACTGGGACATATCGCGTTGATCATGGCCTTCATGATGGCGCTGCTGCAGGTCGTGTTTCCTCTGATGGGGGCTGAGAAGGGCGTGCCGATCTGGATGGCAGTTGCGCGGCCGGCGGGGCGGGCCCAGTTCCTGTTTCTAGCGGCATCCATGTTTTGTCTGGCCTTGAGCTTCGTGAACAACGATTTCTCCGTGGCCTACGTAGCGCGCAATTCCAACAGCGCGCTGCCTCTCTATTACCGCATCTCCGCGGTGTGGGGTGCACACGAGGGTTCCATGTTGCTGTGGGCCTTCATCCTGGGGCTTTGGACTTTCGCTGTGACCTTGTTCAGCCGCAGCCTTACCGAGGAGATGCTGGCCCGTGTCTTGGGTGTCATGGGGCTGGTGAGTATCGGCATCCAGTTGTTCATTCTGCTGACCTCCAATCCGTTTGAGCGGGTCGTTCCCGCGCCCGTTGAGGGCAATGACCTGAATCCGCTGCTGCAGGACTTCGGCATGACCATCCATCCGCCCATGCTGTACATGGGCTACGTGGGTTTGAGCGTGGCCTTCAGCTTTGCCATCGCGGCCTTGCTGGGAGGTTCCCTGGATTCAGCTTGGGCCCGCTGGTCGCGCCCCTGGACCCTGGTGGCCTGGGTGTTTCTGACTTTCGGCATCACCCTGGGGTCATGGTGGGCATACTACGAACTGGGATGGGGGGGCTGGTGGTTCTGGGATCCAGTGGAAAACGCTTCCTTCATGCCCTGGCTGGTGGCGACGGCCTTGCTGCATTCCCTGGCGGTGACGGAGAAGCGAGGCGCTTTCAAGGCTTGGACGGTGCTGTTGGCCCTGTTCGCGTTTTCGCTGAGCCTGCTGGGGACTTTCCTGGTTCGCTCCGGTGTCTTGACGTCAGTGCATGCCTTCGCGTCGGATCCGGCTCGCGGCCTGTTCATACTGATCTTCCTGGCCATCGTTGTGGGCGGCTCCCTGCTGCTGTACGCCCTCCGCGTGCCCACCGTGCGAGACAACGCACATTATGAATTGGTTTCACGGGAGAACCTGCTGCTGCTCAACAACATCCTGCTGGTCACGGCGGCGGGGAGCATACTCCTGGGGACACTGTACCCGCTGATTCTGGATGCGCTCAAGCTGGGCAAGATTTCCGTGGGCCCACCTTATTTTACGGCTGTCTTCGCGCCAGTGATGGCTCCCATATTCCTTCTGGCTGGCGTGGCACCCATGGTGCCTTGGCGCAGCGGCAGCGTGAGAGCGCTATTTCAGCGGGTGCGCTATCTGCTCGATTTCAGCCTGATGCTCGGATGGGGCCTGGTTTGGCTATGGCTCGACGAGGACGATTACGCCACTATGGCAGGCTTGGGCATGGCCATCTGGCTGGCGAGTACCCAATTACTCTCGTTGTATGGCCGTGTTCGAACCCGCGACTCCTTGCTGGCCGGTTTTCGCGCTCAGTCGCCGAGTGTTTACGGCATGACTGCCGCGCATCTGGGCGCTGCGGTGTTTCTGGTGGGTGTGGTCATGTCCAACCATTACAGCCAGGAAAAGGTTGTGCGACTGGCGCCTGGGGATTCGGCCGAACTTGGGGCCTACACGTTCAGGTTCGAGGGCATTTCCGATGTCACAGGCCCGAATTACCGTGCGAAGGAAGGTCGCTTCACGGTGCTAAAGAATGGGGCCGTCGACGACGAACTGAAGCCGCAGAAGCGCTTCTATCGGGTCCAGCGCAACACCATGACCGAGGCGGCCATAGACCCCGGCTGGTTCCGCGACCTCTACGTCGCCATGGGCGAGCAACTTGATCAGGGGGCATGGAGCGTGCGGGTGTATTACAAGCCTTTCATGCGTTGGGTATGGCTGGGCGGCCTGTTCATGGTGGCCGGCGGCTTGCTTTCGGCAAGCGACAGGCGGTACCGATTGATGGTTCGCCGCGTGGAAACCGTGCGGGACAATACGCTCGAGGCCGGGGCGGCGGCGCGGTAG
- a CDS encoding calcium-binding protein, translating into MAAALLLFLATDTALAAPKCQGREATVTGVTGTEGDDVIIGTSKRDSINGNGGNDLICGQGGNDSISGGAGNDQIYGDNGDDTIDGGDGDDFISGDNGIDVINGGLGNDQLKGKNGNDFIYGDEGNDSIAGGNGKDSIDGDGGNDVLSGNNGADSVVGSAGSDRIFGNAGNDKLFISSDDIEVDGGKGKNTCFGTIPLVYQNCQLTP; encoded by the coding sequence ATGGCGGCCGCGTTGTTGCTCTTTCTGGCTACCGATACGGCGTTGGCAGCGCCGAAGTGTCAGGGGCGCGAAGCTACAGTCACCGGTGTGACCGGGACGGAAGGCGACGATGTGATCATCGGCACCAGCAAGCGTGATTCCATCAATGGAAACGGTGGTAATGACCTGATCTGCGGGCAGGGTGGTAATGACTCCATCAGCGGCGGTGCCGGTAATGACCAAATCTATGGCGATAACGGTGACGACACGATCGACGGTGGCGACGGTGATGACTTCATTTCCGGAGATAACGGGATCGATGTGATTAATGGAGGCCTGGGCAACGATCAACTGAAGGGAAAAAACGGCAATGACTTCATCTATGGTGACGAAGGCAACGATTCCATAGCCGGGGGCAATGGAAAAGACTCCATAGACGGTGACGGCGGCAATGACGTATTGAGTGGAAATAACGGCGCCGATTCAGTTGTGGGGAGTGCCGGCAGTGACCGGATTTTCGGCAATGCAGGGAATGACAAGTTGTTCATCAGTTCCGACGATATCGAGGTCGATGGCGGCAAGGGCAAGAACACCTGTTTTGGCACCATCCCGCTGGTCTATCAGAATTGCCAGTTGACACCCTAG
- a CDS encoding cytochrome c-type biogenesis protein has translation MRIWLTLVALCAALSAHATEIRQFDDPAKQQRYENLIKELRCLVCQNQSLADSDADLAKDLRDEVYGIIQGGKSESEAAQFLVDRYGDFVLYRPPLKANTTLLWVGPFILLAVGIVFLIRQARRRSQLRAHEAAPLSDEESRRLQELKNKIEG, from the coding sequence GTGAGGATCTGGTTAACGCTTGTGGCGCTGTGCGCCGCGCTGTCGGCGCATGCCACGGAGATCCGGCAGTTCGATGACCCCGCCAAGCAGCAGCGCTATGAGAATCTCATCAAGGAATTGCGCTGCCTGGTTTGCCAGAACCAGTCTCTGGCTGACTCCGATGCGGACTTGGCTAAGGACCTGCGCGATGAGGTCTACGGCATCATTCAGGGCGGTAAAAGCGAAAGTGAGGCCGCCCAGTTTCTGGTGGATCGCTATGGCGATTTCGTCCTTTATCGCCCGCCCTTGAAAGCCAATACAACCCTGCTCTGGGTCGGGCCTTTCATTCTCCTCGCTGTTGGTATCGTTTTCCTGATCCGGCAGGCAAGGCGCCGAAGCCAGCTGCGCGCGCATGAGGCTGCTCCACTTTCTGACGAGGAAAGCAGGCGCCTGCAGGAACTCAAGAACAAGATCGAAGGTTAG
- a CDS encoding NUDIX hydrolase yields MNFCSHCGSPVRVGVPEGDDRPRHICDACGAIHYHNPKIIAGCIPVWGDHVLLCRRAIEPRKGLWTLPAGFMEQGETLSHAAMREAFEEANVEVEITGLQSLFSLPHISQVYVFYHARMVAKRFSPGAESLDTRLFLEAEVPWNEIAFETVRRSLRYFFADRRNGVFNLHTEDVVPEAHRIPGEC; encoded by the coding sequence GTGAATTTTTGCAGTCACTGTGGATCCCCTGTGCGTGTAGGGGTGCCTGAGGGTGACGATAGGCCGCGGCATATTTGCGATGCCTGTGGAGCCATCCATTACCACAACCCGAAGATCATTGCCGGCTGCATTCCGGTCTGGGGGGATCACGTGCTGCTCTGCCGCCGGGCCATCGAGCCCCGCAAAGGTTTGTGGACCCTGCCCGCGGGTTTCATGGAACAGGGCGAGACCCTGAGTCACGCGGCCATGCGCGAGGCCTTCGAGGAAGCAAACGTGGAAGTGGAGATTACTGGGCTGCAGAGCCTTTTCAGCTTGCCGCACATCTCCCAAGTCTACGTGTTTTATCACGCCCGGATGGTGGCAAAGCGGTTTTCACCCGGCGCGGAAAGTCTGGACACGCGGCTGTTTCTGGAGGCTGAGGTTCCATGGAATGAAATTGCATTCGAGACCGTGCGGCGGTCTCTCAGGTATTTTTTCGCTGACCGCCGCAATGGGGTTTTCAACCTGCATACCGAAGATGTGGTGCCGGAGGCGCACCGCATTCCGGGCGAGTGCTGA
- a CDS encoding HvfC family RiPP maturation protein, producing MPDRRPAFQATQFAFAAYIRDPATQPIPAGVKPERMRMYRELFYNNVYSFLENGFPVLRSLLDYDTWNSLVGDFFARHRCTTPLFSGIPEEFLDYLQNERKPAETDPPFLTELAHYEWVELALAIAEGEPPTLVPEALDDPLSKSWVLSPLAWPLAYHFPVHRIGTDFQPQEAPEIPTCVAVYRDREDAVRFLETNPVTHRLLTLLRDEGPIEATDCLAVIARELGHADATHLLPHGAAMLRELAERSLIGASV from the coding sequence ATGCCTGACCGGCGTCCAGCGTTCCAGGCGACGCAGTTTGCGTTTGCCGCCTACATCCGCGATCCCGCAACCCAGCCGATTCCCGCCGGCGTCAAGCCGGAACGCATGCGCATGTACCGGGAACTGTTCTACAACAATGTTTACAGCTTCCTGGAAAACGGCTTTCCGGTCCTGCGTAGCCTGTTGGACTACGACACGTGGAACTCACTGGTGGGTGATTTCTTTGCCCGCCACCGGTGCACGACACCGTTATTCTCAGGGATCCCCGAAGAATTTTTGGATTACCTGCAGAACGAACGGAAGCCCGCTGAAACCGACCCGCCCTTTTTGACCGAGCTCGCCCATTACGAATGGGTGGAACTGGCGCTGGCCATCGCCGAAGGTGAACCTCCCACACTGGTGCCAGAGGCTTTGGACGACCCATTGTCGAAATCCTGGGTGCTCTCGCCGCTCGCCTGGCCATTGGCCTACCATTTCCCGGTGCATCGCATCGGAACAGACTTCCAGCCGCAGGAAGCGCCTGAAATCCCGACGTGTGTGGCGGTTTACCGCGATCGCGAGGACGCCGTGCGGTTTCTCGAAACCAATCCGGTCACCCATCGACTGCTCACCCTGTTGCGCGATGAAGGCCCCATCGAAGCGACCGACTGCCTCGCCGTCATCGCCCGCGAACTCGGGCACGCCGATGCGACGCACTTGCTGCCGCATGGCGCTGCAATGCTAAGGGAATTGGCGGAACGGAGCCTGATCGGAGCCAGCGTCTGA
- the ccmE gene encoding cytochrome c maturation protein CcmE: MTPRQKRMSLVGLMVAGVAVAAFLGLTAFQKNLLYFYTPSQVAAGEAPKGYPFRVGGLVVAGSVKRSEGVTVHFSVTDGTATVPVVYSGILPDLFREGQGIISIGQMDESGVFTASEVLAKHDENYMPPEVGEALKKSGQMPTSYKDYQK, translated from the coding sequence ATGACGCCACGGCAAAAACGCATGTCCCTGGTCGGGTTGATGGTGGCAGGTGTTGCGGTGGCGGCTTTTTTGGGGCTTACCGCGTTTCAGAAGAACCTGCTGTACTTCTATACGCCCTCCCAGGTTGCCGCCGGAGAGGCGCCAAAAGGCTATCCCTTTCGCGTGGGCGGCTTGGTGGTGGCGGGCAGCGTCAAACGTTCCGAGGGGGTCACGGTCCATTTCAGCGTAACCGACGGAACGGCGACCGTGCCGGTGGTCTACAGCGGCATTTTGCCGGACCTGTTCCGCGAGGGACAGGGCATCATTTCCATCGGGCAGATGGACGAAAGCGGTGTATTCACCGCCTCTGAAGTCTTGGCCAAACATGATGAAAACTACATGCCGCCGGAAGTTGGCGAGGCGCTGAAAAAGAGCGGCCAGATGCCCACGAGTTACAAGGACTACCAGAAATGA
- the fliW gene encoding flagellar assembly protein FliW encodes MLVKTAVFGEQVVDPSTAIQFPRGLPGFEECKQFKLFHQEGSNPVVYWLQSLDQPDVMFSVADPTVFGINFDFVLTDEEEGLIGPASPEDILLLILLYREDTASEQGSAAVKGSFKSPLVINVKSLKGLQKVLGDIEPTITVREKSSSIEFKVR; translated from the coding sequence ATGCTAGTCAAGACAGCGGTTTTTGGGGAACAGGTCGTCGATCCGAGTACTGCCATCCAGTTTCCGCGCGGTTTGCCAGGATTCGAGGAATGCAAGCAATTCAAGCTGTTTCACCAGGAGGGCAGCAACCCCGTGGTCTATTGGCTGCAGTCGTTGGATCAGCCGGATGTGATGTTTTCTGTCGCCGATCCCACGGTTTTCGGCATCAATTTTGACTTTGTCCTGACTGACGAAGAGGAAGGCTTGATCGGTCCTGCATCGCCCGAGGATATCCTGCTGCTCATCCTGCTATACCGTGAGGACACGGCCAGTGAGCAGGGCTCCGCTGCGGTCAAGGGCTCGTTCAAGTCTCCCCTGGTCATCAACGTCAAAAGCCTGAAAGGGCTGCAGAAGGTGCTGGGCGACATCGAGCCCACCATCACCGTGCGCGAAAAATCTAGTTCCATCGAATTCAAGGTGCGCTGA
- the ccmI gene encoding c-type cytochrome biogenesis protein CcmI produces the protein MLAFWIVAALLLAVAYALFVPALRGRVMSEAVNRQRLNLELHRQRREEILGDTGEDAAGLEAELDRELLSDLALAESPAKTSSTSGRGVFLVALAIVPVVAYVLYSQLGRPDLSDFSAAPQANAEAQGMAAELEVMVERLAQRLEKEPNDLKGWLLLARSYGQIEQYDKAVAAYERALALDPKSLDIKGYYAEALAQANGGTFKGRPAEMADEILAVDPQHRNGLWVAAAAASERGETDKALAYLEKLKSQFPAGSEDGQFVAGVIAKLKGAPAETENQAEASAPDAGQPQKTIQVKVSLAPALKSKAAPGDTVFVFARAASGPPMPLAIAKRQVSELPLEVTLDDTMGMVQGMNISAFEELVIGARVSKTGKALPAPGDLQGLNPPTKVENGKTYSVEIGEEVR, from the coding sequence ATGCTCGCATTTTGGATTGTGGCGGCCCTGCTGCTAGCGGTTGCCTATGCTCTGTTTGTTCCCGCTCTGCGCGGGAGGGTGATGAGCGAGGCCGTGAACCGTCAGAGGCTCAATCTCGAGCTGCACCGGCAACGGCGGGAAGAGATTCTGGGTGATACCGGGGAGGATGCTGCAGGCCTGGAGGCCGAACTGGACCGCGAGTTGCTGAGTGATCTGGCGCTGGCGGAGTCACCGGCTAAAACCTCCAGCACCAGTGGCCGGGGTGTTTTCCTGGTTGCCCTGGCGATCGTGCCTGTGGTTGCCTACGTCCTCTATTCGCAGTTGGGGCGACCCGATCTGTCCGATTTCAGCGCCGCTCCGCAAGCCAATGCCGAGGCGCAAGGGATGGCGGCTGAACTGGAGGTCATGGTGGAGCGGCTCGCCCAGCGCCTGGAAAAAGAGCCCAATGATCTCAAGGGCTGGCTATTGCTGGCCCGTTCTTATGGCCAGATCGAGCAATACGATAAGGCGGTGGCAGCCTATGAGCGTGCTCTTGCGCTCGATCCGAAGAGCCTGGATATTAAAGGCTATTACGCGGAAGCCCTGGCGCAGGCCAACGGCGGCACCTTCAAGGGCCGGCCAGCGGAAATGGCTGACGAGATTCTGGCGGTCGACCCTCAGCACCGCAACGGACTCTGGGTAGCCGCGGCGGCGGCATCGGAGCGGGGTGAGACTGACAAGGCCCTCGCCTACCTGGAAAAACTGAAGTCGCAGTTTCCTGCTGGCAGTGAAGACGGCCAATTCGTGGCTGGTGTCATCGCCAAGCTGAAAGGTGCTCCCGCCGAGACGGAGAACCAGGCCGAGGCAAGCGCGCCGGATGCCGGTCAGCCGCAGAAAACGATCCAGGTTAAAGTGAGCTTGGCGCCTGCTCTTAAATCCAAGGCGGCGCCTGGGGACACCGTGTTCGTCTTCGCCCGCGCCGCCAGCGGCCCGCCCATGCCCCTGGCTATCGCCAAGCGTCAGGTCAGCGAATTACCCCTGGAGGTCACTCTGGACGACACCATGGGCATGGTGCAGGGCATGAACATTTCCGCTTTCGAGGAACTGGTCATCGGCGCGCGCGTCTCCAAGACTGGGAAGGCCTTGCCGGCACCCGGCGATTTGCAGGGTCTTAACCCGCCCACGAAAGTTGAGAACGGCAAGACCTATTCCGTGGAGATTGGCGAAGAAGTTCGCTGA